In Arachis hypogaea cultivar Tifrunner chromosome 7, arahy.Tifrunner.gnm2.J5K5, whole genome shotgun sequence, the genomic window AATAATACAGAAACTTATGCAAGATGCTCCATTTCCCACTCATCCAAGGTGAGAACTTCCACTTATTATCACAACAAAACCTCCCAAAAAAAATTCAGCCAACAACTCCTTCCACCGATGTTATCATTTCAAGGATACCCAAACAGGCATGGATCATAATGCAATCCTGATCACTACACCTCAAACTCTCAAAGACATATAACATATCACCAAACTGAAAACATACCAAACAAGCAATCCAAACAAATCAAAAGTAGTAGTACTCAAATTTGACAACATATCAGTGTAAATTTCACTACATCAAAATCCAATCCACCACTGCATCTTTGACTCTTGAGATGCTTGCTGATAGAAAAGGTCAAACACTTTCACTAATATATCCAAGTCCGGCATTGACTAGCACAGTAAGAATCCTCTTCAATCACACGTTACCAAAATCAAACCCTAAGGCTTGTAATTAATTCTACAAATACATCTCACCCACGGAAATTATCCCCATTTCTACCCACATATAAAGCACCTAACACAATCAACCCTAGAATTACCAACAACCAACCGAATTCTAGATCTATCTacatcataaaccctaaaaccacaaataaaataaaaagattaaaaagtaCCGATTGGAGATCAATGGTGGGCGGCGGCGGAACCGTGTGCCTTAGCGAGGCGCTCGTGCTCGAGGTGCTCATAATGGCGGCGCTCCTCGGGAAGATTAACGAGGTAGGACAAAACCATGCCGCCGAAGCAAACATGGTAGAGTGGATCAGGAGAACTGGTTTCGATGTACTTGGTATAGTAGTTATCCAATCCGCGGTTAAAGGAGTTCTTGATGTAATCGAGAGATAACTTGGGCTTGATGTAGTTGGGAAGCTCCTTCACCTTCAAACCCCTGATCTCGTTGACGAAGTTCCTCAGCGCCATTTGGGatcctcaaaaaccctagaaaattggGGGAGATTGAGAATAAAATGCTGATTCTTGATAATACTATTCTTCAAAACCAGAGAAtccaaaaacagaaaatgaagcAAAGAATCCAAACTCACCAACCATGGAAGAATGAAAAGGGCTTTTACTTTGGGCTTCATCATGTCTCAATTCTTAAATCATATAAGGGATCTTCAACCAACTAGCCCAAAAGCCCGTGTACAACTACAACCACTCATTTCTAGTCATAAAATGACCCCAAAAAAAATCTAGTCATAAAATATTTGAATattgataattttaaataaaaaatgtaaattaactaaatatatatataaatggttagaaatgatagtttattatagtagaaaaattaaacattttgtattatctcatttttttaattttatcatttttttaatagcAAAAATAGAATATGTATACACAAGATTAAAACAAAAGTAATGCATgtaacatttatttaaaaaaaaatccatacATACTAAATATCTTGAGTAAATttcttatttgttttgtttttctcccGAGTATTATGAAATGTGAATGTAAGAAGTAtacataaaagataaaaaaaaaaatgtactTACAACACATTAGAAATTttttcaaacaaaatttttgtattctCTCTTTATCTGTTGACATAATATTTGTTCATTTGTTGTATtacttttctaatttttttcatagATCTTAATATATAGTATAAATaagtagtatatttttttttataaacaacgAGGGAGCTTAATCTCtaagaaaagaaatatttttattgttagaaagtaaatattttcaaaaggaaatgttaaaaaactaacattttttataataaaaaagaaaatatttgggGTTGCTCCGATTTCTACGTTCCTTCAATTCACAGGTTCTCTCTCTGACGTTTAGCTTCTCATCCGGAAAAACCACCACAGTTACCACCAGCACTGAGCGCCACCATGGAAGGTGGCGGAGCAACGCTATCGGATGTTTACCAAAGCGCGAAGAAGCTCCTCCTGAAGACGCGTGACGGCGTGGAACGCCTCGAGCGCCTCGACTACTCCGCCTCCTCcgatctctccctctccctctccaatGACATCTCTCAGATCCAATCCCTATGCGTCCAGATGGATCGATTCTGGCGCTCCATCGCCGCCAAATCTCAGCGAGATCTCTGGAAAAGGTTCGTTCCAAATCATCTCCTCTTTCGCCCGTTTTTTAACCTATTCTTAATAATTTCTAATAGAAAATTCTGGTTCTGCAACACGTTAGTTATGAGGCCATGATGCTTCTGAAATAAACGAAGTATCTGCAATCGGTAAAATAAATGCATGCAGTTTGTGTACATTGTAGTTTAGAAGAAGAATTTCCAATACGGTAACTAGTGTGGTAGCAAAGTTTGgaatctggttttttttttttttttttttgccagtgGTTGATGTTGAAGTGGTTGCTATGTGAATTTTGGTGCAGAAAAGTGGAACAGATAGCTGAAGAGGCTGACTCTCTGAAACAGTctttagataaatataacataaaaaatcagAAACGGATCACAGAAGCTAAAGAGAGAGCAGAGCTTCTGGGACGAGCAGTATGTACTTGAATTTTCATCATGCTCTGGTTTTGGTGATTCTCTCTATTACTGTTTTTATGTTCTTGCTTGATTTTGATGCATGCATGATTGATTTGATTTTTGTTAATTTGATGTGGCAGAATGGGGAATCCAGCCATGTTTTGAGGATCTTTGATGAGGAGGCACAAGCTATGCAATCGGTTCGAAACTCAAGGCTTGAGCTGCAGAATTCTACTGCACTTGGGGAAACCATCCTTTCGTCAATACATGGGCAAAGGGAACGCTTGAAGGTATCTTCATTCTTCCTTTGCCTTCCTTTCATACATTTAATACGATGATAATATACTTGATCCATGGCctgaaagatatgaaagataggATTAGCAAACACTTAGATTAAAACTATTGTTTATGTTTAGCTATaatctctttttttaattatccGTTATGAATGATAGATTATatgtattagtatattttttaacTTTCACGCAAACAACTAGTTTTTGACAACTATACTCGACAACCACACACAAGTTAAAAAGGTGTTTAATGAAACGGCATAACAAGTTCGAAACAGACATCTCTTTTACTTTTTGTATAGTTATATATATTTGTCAAAACTGTTGTTTACATAGCACTTCTTGAAGAAATAGTTCATTTTCTTGCAGATTTCATTTGTGACTAATAAGTTGGTTTTGAACAAGTGTAGCTTCTGTCTCTTCTTTGGTTAAAAGCTAAATTTAAAATGTTGCTTTAGATTTCGTTTCTAGCAATGTTAACACTAAATGATTGCTGCAGAATGCTCATAGGAAAGCATTGGATGTGCTGAACACAGTGGGCATGTCAAATTCTGTTTTGAGGCTAATTGAGAGACGTAACCGTGTTGATCAGTGGATCAAATATGCAGGCATGCTTTTAACTGTCATTttcttgtttgcttttgttaTATGGAGACGTTAGACAGGACCATCTTTCAAGAGTTCGTATCTTCCTTTATGAAAAGTATATGCAAATAGATTTGTCTAGAAAAAATGTTTTGTACCTTTGAATAACTAAGGTTGCTTAAAATTTGCTTGTATTCTTTATACCTGATATTTGAGCTAGATAGAATCTAAGCCTATATAGTTTTGTTCTTATTAACCTTTTCGAATTTGTTATTTTTGGTTCATTATTATTTCGTATTCAAGATATTACCATACTAGTCAAAAAGTTGATGAATTTTAATACATATGATGGCTTCTACGTACAAAGACTCTGCATTCCataaaaaatgttcctaattcaatcaactgaaaatccattCCCCGAATTGTGCAGCATTAATATATCCGCTGAATGAACATAAAACTCGTGGGTCTGCTAACCGAAATTTAAACTTTTTGTTGGCATTTGGTATTCTCTATATAACCTGAACACAACTCTGTGTCGAACATTTTCTACCAAGCATTCCGTATGAACGATGATATTGTAAAACAGTACACTAAAATTGGAAATCTATCATGTTACGGGGAGCTCCTAAGATGCAGATATGTTGCCTTTAGAAGGCCCAGGGATTTGACTCTCCTCGGAATTTATATGTTCTGTAGACTGCCCTTTTTGCTTCTTCCCCAGTCGCCTTGTTCCCGGAGCTGGCTTGCCCAAATATGTTGTATTGACCATAGTAGCCAGTGTGTCCACGCCATCCGATGTCACCGGCAAACCTGAACACCCGTCGCATGACAGGATACAAGCTATAGCCTGCATAGATGCCCCTAGCATTGGAGGAAGAGAATTTCTTGGATGTGTCACCTGAAAATGTAAACTACTATGAAATAAAATGCACCAAAAGACTGAAGCaagtaaaaacatagaaaaaacaaAGATAAATGAAATTGCTTTTAGTTACTTTGTATAGAATTGCTGCTGATAATCGCTCTCTCAGACAGTAAAGCTGAGCAACATCCATTGCTGTTGAACCAAAATAAAGCCACCGGTCCATGATTATTTTAACTATATTTTCAGGAGAAGACATAATCTTATCTTCTCTGTCACCACTGGATTTGTTATCAACTTCCATTGCGTCTTCGAGTTTgacttcatcttcatcttcgcTCTCTTCATCATTATCGTCATCGTTGTCATAATCACTTCCATCACCCCCATCACCGTTATCATTATCCTGTGCTGGGGCAACAGCAATCTCTGTTGAAAGCAACAAGAGTGGAAGTGGTCCAACAACTGTACAGTTCCGTATGCTCATTCCCATGTCGCCGCGAGTAAtctcatcatacacaattaacgTGTGCTCTGCGTTTTTCTTTAACGACAACTTAAAATTTATGGAATGATTGTGCAAGCGAACTTTATCCCCACCAGCAGTTTCAATTATGGCCCTTTTCCCTTTTTTGTTCGGCGAAAATCTCCCAACCATTGGATACAAACCTGCGACTAGAACTGCATGGAGTACACCAGGGTCATGCGCATTCATGCTGTAACTCGTAGTATCTTCAGGAACAAAGCCACTTCGAACGAGTTCTTTCTGAAGTTGCTTCCGCATGCCAGATAACATATGCATAGCAGACGAAGAAACAAAATACTGAGAACAAAAGCGGGATTCTAGACCCATATTCTTTGCATTACTCCAGCATTCAAATGCAGCTACAACAGCGAATTGATCACCAGAGCCCCCATATAGAGAAGCAAGCTCAGCCTTGGCAGCGGAAGCTCTCTTCCTTTCTTCAGGCAACATTGGAAGTGTAAATGGATTTCTATAATCAGATGCACATGCTACCGTTAAAGCCGGATTGAGACAGTCCATCAATATAGCAAAAAAAAGCATCCGGCTAGTTAATGGGTGAACAGGGAGAGAACCAAGTTTCTCCCCGAGCTGTGTGAGTTTTTCGTCAGTAGACAATGCCCCAATATCTTGTAGAACTAAAATTGCATGACGTATGGACTCCAAAACCGGAGGATCTAATGTCTTGCTAAGGTACTCTTCTATTTTGCAAGTTGGGTCAAGCAACTTCACCTATTATCACCCCAAAAAAAGGAACAACTCAAATGTGAAGGGAAAATTATAATCTTCTTGTGTGATATAAAATCCATTCCATGTCCGTGGTGAAGAATATAAAAGCCACTAACAGGCCACTTTATCATTCTTAAAATTTGCATTTTTAGGTGATAAAAGAGAAAACATTTTACCATTATCCTGAAATATAGTAATCATCAATGTCATAATGTAACCAATTGGAGAAGATGAGTACCTGCAGACAAAGCTCCTCGATAGATATTCTCCTAATTTCTGGAATCTGAAAATCTGGCAAAGAAGCTGCTCGAATCTTTGAATACAGATGATAGCAAATACCAGGTTGACAACGGCCAGCACGCCCCTCTCGCTGCTTAGCACTTGCTTTTGAAACCCAAGATGATTGAAGAGTTGAGACATTATTATAAGGATCATAACTTTTTTCTTTCATTCGTCCTGTATCTATGACATACACTATATCATCAATGGTGATGGCTGTTTCAGCAATATTGGTTGAAAGAACTATTTTGCGGCAACCATGAGGTGGGCGCTTAAATACCTTCCTCTGCTCCATGCTTGGAACCATCGAATGCAGAGCTATGACCATAAACTTGGATTGATTCTTGAAAAAAGAGGACGCAAGCAATCGTTCACGTGTTCTGTTTATATCATCCCATCCTGGGAGAAAGACAAGGATacctccatcttctgaatctacGCATATTTTTCTTATCAGCTGCTCTATTAGAACTTCATCAATAAGTTCGGGGTTGACCGTAGCAAGATATTTATCAAGTAACTGCTTCTCTTCAATGGAGTTCGAAAAATTATTATCCATATGCTTTTTGAGTATTTCGGCTGCTTCTTGCTGGTTTTCCCTTTCGGCAATCTCTAGAGCAATGTTTCCATCATGGGACCTCAAATGGCAATCTGCCCCTAATGATAAGAGCATGCACATATCACCCACCCTACCTTTTCCGGCAAACACCATTAATGGAGTAAGGCCAGTTAACGAATGCTGGTAATTGAACAGTTTCAGGCTTCCTTCGGAAGAAACCAACTCTGACAGCATCTCCCACTCATCATTAAACCAAGCCAAATTAATAGCTTCATCAATAGAGAGCTTCTCTTCTTCACTTAGCTCACAGTTGTTTATTGGAGTTTCAGATGTGGTATTATCTTCAAGATGATTACCACCATCATTGGATTTTATAATAGAAAGTACATCCTCCAGATAGAAAGTTTTGACCTGAAGAGAGAACAGTTAGTCAGGTAGACATCGCAGCAACGTATGAAATATTAATTAATCCAAATCTACAACTGTGTAGATACCGGATAAGTGAATCCCGGAACATTGATGATTGGGCATCCACCAAAATACTGAGAAAATCTCGCAGCATCAATTGTAGCACTCATAAGTACCTGTAAATATTAAAGTGACCAAGAAAATAGAGGTTAAAGATATTGGTCAATGATGGGAACTGACATAACCAAATTAAATACACACTTGACTGGATGAGAGTAATAGAAAAGAAGATATGCAAActaaataactttgaactgaccAGACGTAAACGAGGATATGAAGGGAGCATGTCTCTGCATACAAGTTACCAAAAATCAGAATATTAGACCAAAAACTCAGAGAACCAACTTAAGCAAGAAACTAagatcccccccccccccttctttaTGATGGAGGATTGTAAGACAGAATAGCATAAAAAAATTGCCATTGTTGTTAAGGACCAACAGGACCCTAATAGCTTGAGCCATTAGTTTTAGCAGTAAGATATCTTCAACAAGTTTAAGCTACAACCCCAATTTAATCTTCCTTATATATGCAACAAGAAATTATACACTTGCTTTTACTCTCACGAACATATAAAGGCTAATGAGTTCCTTTCAATGGTATACCTGATGATTGCCAACATGAAGTCTGAGTATCGGTCCCTTTCGTGAATTTCATCCTGAACAAGAAATGAATGTCACCTCATTTTCCAATGCACGCTTGCCTAAGGCAAGGGCCAAGGATGCATATTACATGTTTCAAACACACCAAGACTCTTGATGACACAATATATAAAGACATTTGAATCCACTTCAGTTCTCACAAGGCAATAtaggaaaatttcaaaaatcatttccCTTCAACAAAGTATTACAGCTAGCATCAGAGCACCCCCTGCccctctttttttgtttttctctttttggtgTATACAAACTTCTGTAGAGACCATCTTAAGGACAATGGTCATACTGAATTTTGCTTTTGGTCTGTATTGTTATAGTCACCACTCTATGTATGTTAACTCCTATAATCAGTTTTCACACACAATTTTCAGCACTAACTGTTACACCAGTTATAACTTTCTAATATTATAGAATAAGttgaataacaataaaaaatttctaCTTTCACCAACCATATAATAGCAATTGCGGTGTTATTGACCAATGATAGAATCAGTTGTGACCTCACTCATTACAAAAGGCGAACTTGTTCAAAAATCTAAGTTCAACTCAATACAATAAAATGATGATGTGGCTCTGCAAATCTAATTTACGGATTTTCAAATGTAACTTTTAAGATTCTAATGGATTCACTAGCTATATGCATTTCCAGGTGACCAGCGCATCTGATATCTTACTAATCATACCTAATAAACAAATATCTTCGGCCATCCTAATAACTCAAACTGAACAGTTGTGGTATAGAAGTGAGAATATAAGGTATTTTACCCAAAGACTAAAATACATACAATTGTGCTCTAcccaaatattaaaaaataaaacgagaaaaaaaaattaacaaaaatatgtaCCATAATTATGTGAGTAATGCCAGAAATGTCATCCTTTATGGGCCCCGTCTTTGATGAACAAGAACTTTTAGATACCAACACCCTTAAGAGAACTCCAGTAGTACATAGCacaattgatgagtttcttcCACCTTTGCCTTCCAGTCGTATCTGGATTGTTTGTTAAATGTATAAGGTGCAAACCACAAATAAAACTAGTAACATGCTACTAAGAATAAGATGCAAGCAACCAATGTATGAAAAGGTTGAAAGACCAAAACATCTTAAAAATTGGGCGCATAGAGTATCGCATCAACACACacgatatataaataaaattacctTATATCCTACACTTTCTCCAATACCCTCTCCTCTCTCACTGGCTATTCTGTCAGACACTAGACATAGAAACAGAAGAATGAAAATGTCAATAaagtataaaatatgaaaattgagAAAGCCAAGTTTGAAAATGATGCACACCTGAAGTTGCAGAGATACGTCGAGGCTGGGTGCAAACTATTTTGCATACCTCACCCTTACTCCACATATGATCCAAAataaattgaggaacctgagtcATGTTTCAACTTCAAGTTAAGTAGGACAGTAGGACAGGGAAAGGGAAATGTTTAACCTAACACAGTAAATGTCCTAATGAACCAATCATCAAAAATAGTATATGactaaaaaattatcattttgaAAAGAGTAGTTGACATTTATGTATACATAGTTGCACCATAATAAAGATTAAAGGCAAAGCAAAGAGTTGGTAACCTGAGTAGTCTTTCCACAACCTGTCTCACCAGATATCAGAACTACCTGTttgaaatagaagaaaagaatatTAAGACCAAACCACATACCAAAATCTAATCCtcaaattcaattcaaatcaattgtTATATTGAAatagatttaaaacaaaaagtcTTACTTAACAATATTAGATAAGCTTCATTATTGTTCAATTTGCAAGCGAGCTATCAAGCAGAAGCATGTCTAAGGCAATTTTACAAAGCAAAATAGTAAATTAACCTGGTGAGATTCAATAGTTGTCACAATGGTATCCTTGAAGGATGCAATCGGCAGCTTAGATCTATCTTCAGTGATCTGAATGAATGGAAATCAAGTAAATGAATCATTAAGAAGACTTACCACATACTACATAATAAGAGTGATGGCAGAAAAGCATCCGACCAACAAAATGTATATATTGCCATTGACTACAAAAGGGAGGAATAAGAATGGACCTGTTTCAGGTTTGA contains:
- the LOC112702073 gene encoding membrin-11: MEGGGATLSDVYQSAKKLLLKTRDGVERLERLDYSASSDLSLSLSNDISQIQSLCVQMDRFWRSIAAKSQRDLWKRKVEQIAEEADSLKQSLDKYNIKNQKRITEAKERAELLGRANGESSHVLRIFDEEAQAMQSVRNSRLELQNSTALGETILSSIHGQRERLKNAHRKALDVLNTVGMSNSVLRLIERRNRVDQWIKYAGMLLTVIFLFAFVIWRR
- the LOC112702071 gene encoding uncharacterized protein gives rise to the protein MALRNFVNEIRGLKVKELPNYIKPKLSLDYIKNSFNRGLDNYYTKYIETSSPDPLYHVCFGGMVLSYLVNLPEERRHYEHLEHERLAKAHGSAAAHH
- the LOC112702072 gene encoding DExH-box ATP-dependent RNA helicase DExH6 isoform X2 — its product is MTQVPQFILDHMWSKGEVCKIVCTQPRRISATSVSDRIASERGEGIGESVGYKIRLEGKGGRNSSIVLCTTGVLLRVLVSKSSCSSKTGPIKDDISGITHIIMDEIHERDRYSDFMLAIIRDMLPSYPRLRLVLMSATIDAARFSQYFGGCPIINVPGFTYPVKTFYLEDVLSIIKSNDGGNHLEDNTTSETPINNCELSEEEKLSIDEAINLAWFNDEWEMLSELVSSEGSLKLFNYQHSLTGLTPLMVFAGKGRVGDMCMLLSLGADCHLRSHDGNIALEIAERENQQEAAEILKKHMDNNFSNSIEEKQLLDKYLATVNPELIDEVLIEQLIRKICVDSEDGGILVFLPGWDDINRTRERLLASSFFKNQSKFMVIALHSMVPSMEQRKVFKRPPHGCRKIVLSTNIAETAITIDDIVYVIDTGRMKEKSYDPYNNVSTLQSSWVSKASAKQREGRAGRCQPGICYHLYSKIRAASLPDFQIPEIRRISIEELCLQVKLLDPTCKIEEYLSKTLDPPVLESIRHAILVLQDIGALSTDEKLTQLGEKLGSLPVHPLTSRMLFFAILMDCLNPALTVACASDYRNPFTLPMLPEERKRASAAKAELASLYGGSGDQFAVVAAFECWSNAKNMGLESRFCSQYFVSSSAMHMLSGMRKQLQKELVRSGFVPEDTTSYSMNAHDPGVLHAVLVAGLYPMVGRFSPNKKGKRAIIETAGGDKVRLHNHSINFKLSLKKNAEHTLIVYDEITRGDMGMSIRNCTVVGPLPLLLLSTEIAVAPAQDNDNGDGGDGSDYDNDDDNDEESEDEDEVKLEDAMEVDNKSSGDREDKIMSSPENIVKIIMDRWLYFGSTAMDVAQLYCLRERLSAAILYKVTHPRNSLPPMLGASMQAIACILSCDGCSGLPVTSDGVDTLATMVNTTYLGKPAPGTRRLGKKQKGQSTEHINSEESQIPGPSKGNISAS
- the LOC112702072 gene encoding DExH-box ATP-dependent RNA helicase DExH6 isoform X1, with protein sequence MTKRKEKNKGNPLQRQNPKVEEVTRIRISQILEQFRASKDEVYKFEAGLSNEDRALVHQLAQKMGFKSKSSGYGKERRVAVHKIKKKVETNNGFGNLPCFAFSQEASQVLGNLFAHYPPGDGSLWEMIGEDSGSTEKFKPKKDDIFARPSMSKADIAKKMEALNSRIMTTSNLKQITEDRSKLPIASFKDTIVTTIESHQVVLISGETGCGKTTQVPQFILDHMWSKGEVCKIVCTQPRRISATSVSDRIASERGEGIGESVGYKIRLEGKGGRNSSIVLCTTGVLLRVLVSKSSCSSKTGPIKDDISGITHIIMDEIHERDRYSDFMLAIIRDMLPSYPRLRLVLMSATIDAARFSQYFGGCPIINVPGFTYPVKTFYLEDVLSIIKSNDGGNHLEDNTTSETPINNCELSEEEKLSIDEAINLAWFNDEWEMLSELVSSEGSLKLFNYQHSLTGLTPLMVFAGKGRVGDMCMLLSLGADCHLRSHDGNIALEIAERENQQEAAEILKKHMDNNFSNSIEEKQLLDKYLATVNPELIDEVLIEQLIRKICVDSEDGGILVFLPGWDDINRTRERLLASSFFKNQSKFMVIALHSMVPSMEQRKVFKRPPHGCRKIVLSTNIAETAITIDDIVYVIDTGRMKEKSYDPYNNVSTLQSSWVSKASAKQREGRAGRCQPGICYHLYSKIRAASLPDFQIPEIRRISIEELCLQVKLLDPTCKIEEYLSKTLDPPVLESIRHAILVLQDIGALSTDEKLTQLGEKLGSLPVHPLTSRMLFFAILMDCLNPALTVACASDYRNPFTLPMLPEERKRASAAKAELASLYGGSGDQFAVVAAFECWSNAKNMGLESRFCSQYFVSSSAMHMLSGMRKQLQKELVRSGFVPEDTTSYSMNAHDPGVLHAVLVAGLYPMVGRFSPNKKGKRAIIETAGGDKVRLHNHSINFKLSLKKNAEHTLIVYDEITRGDMGMSIRNCTVVGPLPLLLLSTEIAVAPAQDNDNGDGGDGSDYDNDDDNDEESEDEDEVKLEDAMEVDNKSSGDREDKIMSSPENIVKIIMDRWLYFGSTAMDVAQLYCLRERLSAAILYKVTHPRNSLPPMLGASMQAIACILSCDGCSGLPVTSDGVDTLATMVNTTYLGKPAPGTRRLGKKQKGQSTEHINSEESQIPGPSKGNISAS